The DNA sequence CCGGTCTTCTTGGGTGTGATGTAACCCGTGACCTCGGTTATTTGCTGGATCAGGTGAAAGCGGTTGGTTTTTCGGGGATTCACAACTGCCCCACGCTTGCCCTGATTGACGGGGTCTTCAGGCAGGTTCTGGAAGAGACCGGCATCAAATTTGATCGTGAAGTAGAAATGGTCCGGCTGGCCCGTGAACGGGACCTATTCTGTGAAGTATTTGTAACTAACGAAGAAGAAACAGAGAAGATGGTAAAAGCAGGAGCCAATTTGATCATCGCCCACATGGGCAATTCTCTCGGGGGAACTATTGGCTCGGATTATACTTTAACACTTGATGAATCTGTAGAGCGCACCCAGAAAATTATCGACGCGGCCAGGGCAATAGATCCCGAAGTTATTACCATGTGTCATGGTGGTCCCATCGCTTATCTCGATGATTTTAAATATGTTCTCTCCCGGGTAAAGGGACTCGATGGTTTTATGGGTGGTTCCAGTGTTGAGAGACTTCCGGTTGAGAAAAGCCTCCTGGAAGTGGTTCGCGAATATAAATCGGTAACATTGTGAGGGTAGAATGTAATGGCAAAATGCGTTGCCTTAATCGGTGCATTCAATACAAAAAGAAAAGAGCTTGAATACATCAGGCAGAGTTTACTGAAGAATAAACTGGAAACGATTTTGATTGACCTGAGCTGTCTGGAATATGAAGACTCGGAGAGTAAAACCGATTACTCCCAGGAAATAGTGGCCAATAAGGCAG is a window from the Bacillota bacterium genome containing:
- a CDS encoding phosphoenolpyruvate hydrolase family protein, which produces MGKRYTCDEVVARLKNEIANKRSILLVGVGNGIVAKMCELGGVDLIATYIMARYRMAGHSSMLGYLSIGDANAVALELGEREVIPVVKETPVIAGLLGCDVTRDLGYLLDQVKAVGFSGIHNCPTLALIDGVFRQVLEETGIKFDREVEMVRLARERDLFCEVFVTNEEETEKMVKAGANLIIAHMGNSLGGTIGSDYTLTLDESVERTQKIIDAARAIDPEVITMCHGGPIAYLDDFKYVLSRVKGLDGFMGGSSVERLPVEKSLLEVVREYKSVTL